The window CTTTCTCAAAGAGCCGGTCACAGTCACACACGTCCTCGGCCTGGTCTGTGCCGGGTTGGCGGTCTTCTTCCTGACCCGCTAGACGCGGCTCGGCCGGACCGCGACGTGCAGGATTCCGCCGGCGCCTGCCAGCCCGGCAGCCACAAACATCACCGTCCGGTATCCAAACCCGCCGGTCAGGCCCAGAAGCAGCGCTCCCCCGACCGCGGAGAGGCTGAGAACCGACTGGAACATCCCCGCCGCCGTCGAACGTTCGGGATTGACGCGCATCAGTTCTCGCAGCGAGCCGAGGTACAGACACGACCACGACAAGGCCAGCACTACCTGTATCGGCACGACCTGCTTGAAACTCGTGACCAGCCCGAATGAGAAAAAGACCAGGGCCGAGAGGACGAAGCCGAGGATGATGAGCATCCGCTCCCCGGCCCGCTCGAGCAGGTTCATGAACAGGACCTGGCCGAAAGGGTTGATGGCAAACACGATGCCGACCCAGAGGCGGCTCGCACCCAGGTCGGCAAGGAACACCGGGAATATCGACCAGATCGAAAACGCCCCGATGTGGCGCAGCAGGAATGAGAGGTAGATGGGCCAGCTCCGCCTGAGTACGCGCATGTCGAGAAACGGCTGCTCCAGCCGAACGTGCTCGTGTTTGAGGCCGGTCCAGGCGAGAACGACAGTCGCGCCCATCAGCATAGCGGCCGCCGGAAACACCCAATCAGGTCTGAGCATCCCAAGCGTGAGAGCGCCGATACCCCAGCCCAACGCGCCGAATCCGGTGTACCGGCCGAGCAGCTTGCTCCGGTTGTAGAAGTACGCCATCAAAGCTGCCGGAAAGATCCCGACACAGGCTCCGGCCAGAGCCCGGGCCGCAAACAGCCCTCCCAGGTTCCGGGCAAACGCGTGCAGCGTCAGGGCGACGGTCGCAGCCACGAGGCCGGAGACAACGAACTTCTTTCGGTCCCCGTAGTCGCCCCAGCGACCGAAGACGATGCTCGATATCAGGGTCATCGCCTGATAGCAGGCGACGAGCAACCCGATCTGCTGGCTGCTCGCCCCGTATCCCCGGGCAAGCAGCGGGATATAGACAATCACCACCATCAGGCTGGCATTGGTCAGGAACTGAACCGCGTAGGCGGTCAGCATGGAAAGGACTCGAGGATTTCAGGATTCAGGGATGCAAGGGAACTGGCGGCAGG of the candidate division WOR-3 bacterium genome contains:
- a CDS encoding MFS transporter — encoded protein: MLTAYAVQFLTNASLMVVIVYIPLLARGYGASSQQIGLLVACYQAMTLISSIVFGRWGDYGDRKKFVVSGLVAATVALTLHAFARNLGGLFAARALAGACVGIFPAALMAYFYNRSKLLGRYTGFGALGWGIGALTLGMLRPDWVFPAAAMLMGATVVLAWTGLKHEHVRLEQPFLDMRVLRRSWPIYLSFLLRHIGAFSIWSIFPVFLADLGASRLWVGIVFAINPFGQVLFMNLLERAGERMLIILGFVLSALVFFSFGLVTSFKQVVPIQVVLALSWSCLYLGSLRELMRVNPERSTAAGMFQSVLSLSAVGGALLLGLTGGFGYRTVMFVAAGLAGAGGILHVAVRPSRV